A segment of the Elusimicrobiota bacterium genome:
ACTAACGATAAGCATAGGTATAAGTCATTATCCGAATGATGGCGATACTACCCAGGCTCTTATAGAGGCTTCGGATAAAGCTTTGTACTGGGCAAAGACGCACGGAAGAAACGGAGTTCAAGAGTTCAATAAGACTATTTGTTAATAATAATGTAGAATTAACAAAAATTTTTCATATTTGTCTAATTACTAATTACAAATTACTATTTACTGCCATTAATGGGCCGGTAGTTCAGCTGGGAGAACGCTTCGTTCGCAACGAAGAGGTCGAGGGTTCGAATCCCTTCCGGTCCATTTGGGCAAATCCAGTTAGCTGTAAGGCAAAAATAAAATGGATAATTTAGTGTTTTAACTTAATCCTTACCACTTATAACTAAATTGAGAGGTTATTATGTCTTATGTAGTTTTGGCGCGCAAATATAGGCCTCAGAGGCTTGATGAAGTAATCGGTCAGGAACATGTTTCAAAAACGCTGCATAACGCCTTAGCTGAAAATCGTATTGCTCACGCATATCTATTTGCCGGGCCCAGGGGCGTGGGAAAAACCACAATGGCGCGGATTTTGGCAAAGGCGTTAAATTGCAAGGATCTGCGTGACAATGAACCGTGCGGAAAATGTTCAAACTGCGTTGAGATTGTAAACGGCAGCAGCGTGGATGTTCAGGAAATAGATGCCGCTTCAAACCGCGGTATAGATGATATCAGAACCTTGAGAGAAAACATAAAGTTCGCGCCAGCCACATCAAAATATAAAGTCTATATAATTGACGAAGCCCACCAGATAACCAACGAGGGTTTTAATGCTCTGCTTAAAACTTTGGAAGAACCTCCGTCGCATGTGGTTTTTATTTTAGCGACAACCGAAGCTCATAAAATGCCTATCACCATACTTTCAAGATGCCAGAGATACCGGTTTCGCCTACTATCCTCAAAAGAAATAATGGCGCACCTTGAAAAAATAGTAAAATCAGAAAACTTTGACGTTGAATCTGAATCGCTTCAAATTATTAC
Coding sequences within it:
- a CDS encoding diguanylate cyclase is translated as MGISHYPNDGDTTQALIEASDKALYWAKTHGRNGVQEFNKTIC